A stretch of Rhinopithecus roxellana isolate Shanxi Qingling chromosome 12, ASM756505v1, whole genome shotgun sequence DNA encodes these proteins:
- the GSK3A gene encoding glycogen synthase kinase-3 alpha → MSGGGPSGGGPGGSGRARTSSFAEPGGGGGGGGGGPGGSASGPGGTGGGKASVGAMGGGVGASSSGGGPGGSGGGGSGGPGAGTSFPPPGVKLGRDSGKVTTVVATLGQGPERSQEVAYTDIKVIGNGSFGVVYQARLAETRELVAIKKVLQDKRFKNRELQIMRKLDHCNIVRLRYFFYSSGEKKDELYLNLVLEYVPETVYRVARHFTKAKLTIPILYVKVYMYQLFRSLAYIHSQGVCHRDIKPQNLLVDPDTAVLKLCDFGSAKQLVRGEPNVSYICSRYYRAPELIFGATDYTSSIDVWSAGCVLAELLLGQPIFPGDSGVDQLVEIIKVLGTPTREQIREMNPNYTEFKFPQIKAHPWTKVFKSRTPPEAIALCSSLLEYTPSSRLSPLEACAHSFFDELRCLGTQLPNNRPLPPLFNFSAGELSIQPSLNAILIPPHLRSPAGTTTLTQSSQALTETPTSSDWQSTDATPTLTNSS, encoded by the exons ATGAGCGGCGGCGGGCCTTCGGGAGGCGGCCCTGGGGGCTCGGGCAGGGCGCGGACCAGCTCGTTCGCGGAGCCAGGcggcggaggcggaggcggcggcggcggccccggagGCTCGGCCTCCGGCCCAGGCGGCACCGGCGGCGGAAAGGCATCTGTCGGGGCCATGGGTGGGGGCGTCGGGGCCTCCAGCTCCGGGGGTGGAcccggcggcagcggcggcggagGCAGCGGAGGCCCCGGCGCAGGCACTAGCTTCCCGCCGCCCGGGGTGAAGCTGGGCC GTGACAGCGGGAAGGTGACCACAGTGGTAGCCACTCTAGGCCAAGGTCCAGAGCGCTCCCAAGAGGTGGCTTACACAGACATCAAAGTGATTGGCAATGGCTCATTTGGGGTCGTGTACCAGGCACGGCTGGCAGAGACCAGGGAACTGGTCGCCATCAAGAAGGTTCTCCAGGACAAGAGGTTCAAG AACCGAGAGCTGCAGATCATGCGTAAGCTGGACCACTGCAATATTGTGAGGCTGAGATACTTTTTCTACTCCAGTGGGGAGAAG AAAGATGAGCTTTACCTAAATCTGGTGCTGGAATATGTGCCCGAGACAGTGTACCGGGTGGCCCGCCACTTCACCAAGGCCAAGTTGACCATCCCTATCCTCTATGTCAAG GTGTACATGTACCAGCTCTTCCGCAGCTTGGCCTACATCCACTCCCAGGGCGTGTGTCACCGTGACATCAAGCCCCAGAACCTGCTGGTGGACCCTGACACTGCTGTCCTCAAGCTCTGCGATTTTGGCAG TGCGAAGCAGTTGGTCCGAGGGGAGCCCAATGTCTCCTACATATGTTCTCGCTACTACCGGGCCCCAGAGCTCATCTTTGGAGCCACTGATTACACCTCATCCATCG ATGTTTGGTCGGCTGGCTGCGTACTGGCGGAGCTCCTCCTGGGCCAGCCCATCTTCCCTGGGGACAGTGGGGTGGACCAGCTGGTGGAGATCATCAAG GTGCTGGGAACACCAACCCGGGAACAAATCCGAGAGATGAACCCCAACTACACGGAGTTCAAGTTCCCTCAGATTAAAGCTCACCCCTGGACAAAG GTATTCAAATCTCGAACGCCGCCAGAGGCCATCGCGCTCTGCTCTAGCCTGCTGGAGTACACCCCGTCCTCAAGGCTCTCCCCACTAGAGGCCTGCGCGCACAGCTTCTTTGATGAACTGCGATGTCTGGGAACCCAGCTCCCTAACAACCGCCCACTTCCCCCTCTCTTCAACTTCAGTGCTGGTG AACTCTCCATCCAACCGTCTCTCAACGCCATTCTCATCCCTCCTCACTTGAGGTCCCCAGCGGGCACCACCACCCTCACCCAGTCCTCACAAG ctttAACTGAGACTCCGACCAGCTCAGACTGGCAGTCGACCGATGCCACACCTACCCTCACTAACTCCTCCTGA
- the ZNF526 gene encoding zinc finger protein 526 produces the protein MAEVVAEVAEMPTQMSPGAVEMSTPMSGEMMEMSTEVTEMTPGEALASSLFFQHHQFMCSECGSLYNTLEEVLSHQEQHMLAVSEEEALTTQNVGLEPELVPGTEGPFQCGECSQLILSPGELLAHQDAHLRESANQIQYQCWDCQELFPSPELWVAHRKAQHLSATVAEPPVPPPLPSPTPLPPPSPPSEVKMEPYECPECSTLCATPEEFLEHQGTHFDSLEKEERNGLEEEEEDDEEDEEDDEETEDEEAMAEIGDAVGGDESTASWAQGCRDCPQHRPSAGARRQHRRTSHNPASAAHPFHCSQCQRSFSSANRLQAHGRAHVGGTHECTTCSKVFKKAASLEQHLRLHRGEARYLCVDCGRGFGTELTLVAHRRAHTANPLHRCRCGKTFSNMTKFLYHRRTHAGKSGAPPTGATAPPAPVEPTPPPPPPAPPAQLPCPQCSKSFASASRLSRHRRAVHGPPERRHRCGVCGKGFKKLIHVRNHLRTHTGERPFQCHSCGKTFASLANLSRHQLTHTGARPYQCLDCGKRFTQSSNLQQHRRLHLRPVAFARAPRLPITGLYNKSPYYCGTCGRWFRAMAGLRLHQRVHARARTLTLQPPRSPPPAPPPPPEPQQTIMCTELGETIAIIETSQPLALEDTLQLCQAALGASEAGGLLQLDTAFV, from the coding sequence ATGGCAGAGGTGGTGGCTGAGGTGGCCGAAATGCCAACACAGATGTCACCAGGGGCAGTGGAGATGTCAACACCTATGTCAGGGGAGATGATGGAGATGTCAACAGAGGTGACTGAGATGACACCTGGGGAGGCCCTTGCCTCATCCCTCTTCTTCCAGCATCACCAGTTCATGTGCTCTGAGTGTGGCAGCCTCTATAACACACTGGAGGAAGTCCTCTCACACCAGGAGCAGCACATGCTTGCCGTCTCAGAGGAGGAGGCACTGACCACACAGAATGTTGGCCTGGAGCCGGAGCTGGTGCCGGGCACTGAGGGGCCCTTCCAGTGTGGTGAATGCAGCCAGCTCATCCTCTCCCCTGGTGAGCTCCTGGCCCACCAGGATGCCCACCTCCGGGAGTCTGCAAACCAGATCCAATACCAGTGCTGGGACTGCCAGGAGCTGTTCCCCTCACCCGAGCTGTGGGTGGCTCATCGAAAGGCCCAGCACCTTTCTGCCACGGTAGCTGAGCCACCAGTGCCACCTCCTTTGCCTTCCCCAACACCACTGCCTCCACCTTCTCCCCCATCCGAAGTCAAGATGGAGCCCTATGAGTGTCCTGAGTGCTCTACCCTCTGCGCCACCCCTGAGGAGTTCTTGGAGCATCAGGGCACCCACTTTGACTCCCTAGAGAAAGAGGAGCGCAatgggctggaggaggaggaggaggacgatgAGGAGGATGAAGAAGATGATGAAGAGACGGAGGATGAGGAGGCCATGGCAGAGATCGGTGATGCTGTGGGAGGTGACGAGTCCACAGCTAGCTGGGCTCAGGGCTGCAGGGACTGTCCCCAGCACCGGCCCTCGGCAGGGGCTCGCCGGCAACACCGGCGGACATCTCACAACCCGGCATCTGCTGCCCACCCCTTCCACTGCAGCCAATGTCAGCGCAGTTTCAGCTCTGCCAACAGGCTGCAGGCTCATGGGCGGGCCCACGTTGGTGGCACACACGAGTGTACGACCTGCTCCAAGGTCTTCAAGAAAGCAGCGTCACTGGAGCAGCACTTGCGGCTGCACCGCGGGGAAGCCCGCTACCTCTGTGTAGACTGTGGCCGCGGCTTTGGCACAGAACTCACATTGGTGGCCCACCGGCGGGCCCACACTGCCAACCCATTGCATCGCTGTCGCTGTGGCAAGACGTTCAGCAACATGACCAAGTTCCTCTACCACCGGCGCACTCACGCTGGCAAAAGCGGGGCACCTCCCACAGGAGCAACAGCTCCCCCAGCTCCAGTGGAGCCcacccctccaccaccaccccctgccccacctgcccagctGCCCTGCCCACAGTGCTCCAAGTcctttgcctcagcttcccggctGTCCCGGCACCGGCGTGCAGTACACGGGCCCCCAGAACGGCGCCATCGCTGTGGGGTTTGTGGCAAGGGCTTCAAGAAGCTGATCCACGTGCGCAACCACCTGCGGACACACACAGGCGAGAGGCCCTTCCAGTGCCACTCATGTGGCAAGACCTTTGCTTCTTTGGCCAACCTCAGCCGCCACCAGTTGACCCACACGGGCGCACGTCCCTACCAATGCCTAGACTGTGGCAAGCGCTTCACACAGAGCTCCAACCTGCAGCAGCACCGGCGGTTGCACTTGCGGCCAGTTGCCTTTGCCCGCGCCCCCCGCCTCCCCATCACTGGTCTCTACAACAAGAGTCCCTACTACTGCGGGACTTGTGGCCGCTGGTTCCGCGCCATGGCGGGCTTGCGACTGCATCAGCGGGTCCATGCCCGAGCTCGGACTTTGACACTACAGCCTCCCAGATCAccacctcctgccccacccccaccccccgagCCTCAACAGACTATCATGTGCACAGAGCTGGGGGAGACCATCGCCATCATTGAGACATCCCAGCCGCTGGCGCTCGAAGACACGCTGCAGCTGTGTCAGGCTGCACTGGGGGCCAGTGAAGCAGGCGGGCTCTTGCAATTGGACACAGCCTTCGTGTGA